From Mustelus asterias unplaced genomic scaffold, sMusAst1.hap1.1 HAP1_SCAFFOLD_2888, whole genome shotgun sequence, a single genomic window includes:
- the LOC144490116 gene encoding C-type lectin domain family 4 member E-like — MTDSVVEGNWIWVDGSKVRDGITLWAAGQPDNAWNRTHRATEDCGVMRQRRWYDEVCDAKFPAVCEKNAIRLHLIFQRMMQLR, encoded by the exons ATGACCGACTCGGTGGTTGAAGGCAACTGGATTTGGGTGGACGGGTCGAAGGTCAGGGACGGGATCAC GTTGTGGGCAGCAGGGCAGCCGGATAACGCCTGGAACCGGACCCACCGGGCGACGGAGGACTGTGGAGTGATGCGGCAGCGACGCTGGTACGACGAGGTCTGTGACGCCAAGTTCCCGGCCGTCTGCGAGAAGAACGCCATTCGTCTCCACCTGATCTTCCAGCGGATGATGCAGCTGCGCTGA